The proteins below are encoded in one region of Nitrospira sp. SG-bin1:
- a CDS encoding AAA family ATPase: MFTPLDGPRTVGAPLAERMRPRTFTDFVGQDDITAPDRPLRRAIETDQLSSVIFWGPPGSGKTTLAHLIARHTSGHFVPFSAVTSGVPELRTIIKAAEQRRSINGQRTILFVDEIHRFNKAQQDAFLPHVERGTVVLVGATTENPSFEIISPLLSRSLIVVLKPLGAEALGQILDRALTDVERGLGGWKAHVSSEAKHRLIAFANGDARALLTSLEFVVMQAPAEADGTRVIDEATLEAALGKKALRYDKAGEEHYNVISAYIKSLRDSDANGALYWLARMLDAGEDPKFIARRMVIFASEDIGNADAVALLVATAVAQAVQFVGLPEAQINLAQGTTYLASRPKDNASYVGLLEALRDVRAHGNLGVPLHLRNAVTPFMRDLGYGADYRYVHDDPSARREQTHLPPPLQDRRYYRPKSLE, encoded by the coding sequence CTGTTCACACCTCTCGACGGCCCTCGCACGGTCGGGGCCCCGCTCGCAGAGCGGATGCGCCCACGCACGTTCACGGATTTCGTGGGGCAGGACGACATCACCGCGCCGGATCGACCACTACGGCGGGCCATCGAGACCGATCAGCTTTCGTCCGTGATCTTCTGGGGGCCGCCCGGTTCGGGGAAAACGACGCTGGCTCATCTGATCGCCCGGCATACGAGCGGACACTTTGTTCCATTCTCGGCTGTGACGAGCGGCGTGCCCGAGTTACGCACCATCATCAAGGCTGCCGAGCAACGCCGATCGATCAATGGGCAACGGACCATCTTGTTTGTGGATGAAATTCACCGCTTCAACAAGGCACAGCAAGATGCCTTTCTTCCCCATGTCGAACGAGGCACCGTTGTTCTGGTCGGCGCGACGACGGAGAATCCCTCGTTTGAGATCATCAGTCCCTTGCTGTCACGGTCGTTGATTGTCGTACTCAAGCCGCTGGGGGCGGAAGCGTTGGGTCAGATTCTTGATCGTGCGCTCACCGACGTGGAACGGGGACTGGGAGGATGGAAGGCGCACGTTTCCTCGGAGGCCAAGCACCGGCTGATCGCATTCGCCAATGGTGATGCGCGGGCGCTGCTCACATCGTTGGAATTTGTGGTGATGCAAGCGCCGGCTGAAGCTGATGGGACAAGGGTCATTGATGAAGCGACGCTCGAAGCGGCGTTGGGTAAGAAGGCGCTGCGGTACGATAAAGCGGGCGAAGAACACTACAACGTGATCTCGGCTTACATTAAGAGCCTTCGCGACTCCGATGCCAATGGAGCGCTCTACTGGTTGGCGCGCATGCTGGACGCCGGCGAAGATCCGAAATTTATCGCCAGGCGGATGGTGATTTTCGCCTCCGAGGATATCGGCAATGCCGATGCGGTGGCGCTCCTCGTGGCCACCGCGGTCGCACAGGCTGTCCAATTCGTGGGACTTCCGGAGGCACAGATCAATCTGGCTCAGGGCACCACGTACCTGGCATCACGACCCAAAGACAATGCGTCCTATGTCGGCCTCTTGGAAGCGCTCAGGGACGTACGAGCGCATGGCAATCTTGGGGTTCCCCTCCATCTGCGGAACGCGGTGACTCCTTTCATGAGAGACCTCGGCTACGGAGCCGACTACCGGTACGTCCACGACGACCCGTCGGCGCGAAGAGAGCAAACACACCTTCCTCCTCCGCTCCAAGATCGACGGTACTACCGCCCAAAGTCTCTGGAATAG
- a CDS encoding adenylosuccinate synthase (catalyzes the formation of N6-(1,2,-dicarboxyethyl)-AMP from L-aspartate, inosine monophosphate and GTP in AMP biosynthesis): MGNLVIIGAQWGDEGKGKIVDILARGADIVVRYQGGSNAGHTVINERGTYIFHLIPSGILYRGTTCVIGNGVVVDPGALIEEMDQLQTKGIPIGKNFAISQRAHLILPYHKAIDRASEQSKGSRKIGTTGRGIGPSYADKMARVGILMGDLLNPPLFKKKLEENLVEMNWFLERLYKVETFQVDKVFEQYLGYADRLKTHITDTTVLLNRAIEKNKIVIFEGAQGTNLDVDFGTYPYVTSSSAAAGGACTGTGVGPTMIDAVMGIAKAYSTRVGSGPFPTELTDEVGLGLQERGREFGSTTGRARRCGWFDAVVVRHATVVNGLTSLALTKLDVLDGCKELKLCTGYRHDGTLYKTMPADLDALTNCVPVYQRMKGWSAATTATTSYARLPVEAKRYLARIEELAQCRIDMISTGSKRVETIMLRNPLDCSRRRPKRS; encoded by the coding sequence ATGGGTAATCTCGTCATAATCGGTGCGCAGTGGGGTGATGAAGGCAAGGGGAAGATCGTCGATATCTTGGCCCGGGGCGCGGACATCGTCGTGCGCTATCAAGGCGGCTCCAATGCCGGCCATACCGTCATCAATGAACGGGGAACCTATATTTTCCATCTCATTCCGTCGGGGATTTTGTACCGGGGGACGACCTGTGTCATTGGAAACGGAGTCGTCGTCGATCCCGGCGCGTTAATCGAAGAAATGGATCAGCTCCAGACCAAGGGCATCCCGATCGGCAAGAACTTCGCCATCAGTCAGCGGGCCCACCTGATCCTCCCTTATCATAAGGCGATCGACCGGGCGTCGGAGCAATCGAAAGGGTCGCGGAAAATCGGGACGACCGGACGGGGGATCGGGCCTTCGTATGCCGATAAGATGGCACGGGTCGGCATTCTTATGGGCGACCTGCTGAATCCGCCCTTGTTCAAGAAAAAACTCGAAGAGAATCTTGTCGAGATGAATTGGTTCTTGGAGCGACTGTACAAGGTCGAGACCTTTCAGGTCGACAAAGTCTTCGAGCAATATTTAGGGTATGCCGACCGACTGAAGACGCACATTACCGACACCACGGTGTTGCTGAATCGCGCGATAGAAAAGAACAAAATCGTCATCTTCGAAGGAGCTCAAGGCACGAATCTGGATGTGGATTTCGGCACCTATCCCTATGTGACATCGTCCAGCGCGGCAGCCGGCGGAGCCTGTACGGGGACTGGTGTCGGCCCGACGATGATCGACGCGGTCATGGGCATCGCCAAGGCGTACAGCACCAGAGTCGGCAGCGGACCATTTCCCACGGAACTGACCGATGAAGTGGGACTAGGGCTGCAGGAAAGAGGTCGGGAATTTGGTTCGACGACCGGACGTGCCAGGCGTTGCGGCTGGTTTGACGCGGTCGTGGTTCGTCATGCGACGGTGGTGAACGGGCTTACCTCGCTGGCACTGACCAAACTCGATGTGCTCGACGGCTGCAAGGAGCTGAAGCTCTGTACCGGCTACAGACATGATGGCACCCTGTATAAAACGATGCCGGCGGATCTCGACGCGTTGACGAACTGTGTGCCGGTCTATCAACGGATGAAAGGGTGGAGCGCGGCGACGACCGCAACGACCAGCTATGCCCGACTCCCGGTTGAAGCGAAACGTTACCTGGCCCGCATCGAAGAGTTGGCCCAGTGCCGAATCGATATGATCTCGACGGGGTCCAAGCGTGTGGAGACGATCATGCTGCGCAATCCCTTGGACTGCTCTCGCCGACGCCCCAAACGCTCCTGA